One genomic region from Terriglobus aquaticus encodes:
- a CDS encoding ABC transporter ATP-binding protein, giving the protein MSANPTENLIHISGLTKVFYTDEIETHALSGVHLNIARGEYVAMSGPSGCGKSTLLSILGLLDTPSEGTYTLNGKEVAGLNFAERSRIRNQEIGFIFQSFNLIGDLTVFENVELPLTYRGGMSAADRKQRVVQALERVNMAHRLRHYPAQLSGGQQQRVAVARALAGSPSILLADEPTGNLDSKNGEAVMRLLAELHSEGATICMVTHDPRFAAHAQRQVHLFDGKVVAEGELRRLLAEADTEYRNAPAMGYEAPTNA; this is encoded by the coding sequence ATGAGTGCAAACCCAACCGAAAACCTGATCCACATCAGCGGCCTGACCAAGGTCTTCTACACCGACGAGATTGAAACGCACGCGCTCAGCGGAGTTCACCTGAACATTGCGCGCGGCGAGTATGTAGCGATGAGCGGGCCATCGGGCTGCGGCAAATCGACGCTGCTGTCCATCCTTGGGCTGCTGGATACGCCTTCCGAAGGCACATACACGCTGAACGGCAAGGAAGTGGCGGGCCTGAACTTCGCCGAGCGCTCGCGCATCCGCAACCAGGAGATCGGCTTCATCTTTCAGAGCTTTAACCTCATCGGGGATCTAACCGTGTTTGAAAATGTCGAGCTGCCGCTGACCTATCGCGGAGGCATGTCCGCAGCCGACCGCAAGCAGCGCGTGGTGCAGGCACTAGAGCGCGTGAACATGGCTCACCGGCTGCGCCACTACCCAGCGCAACTCAGCGGCGGTCAACAGCAGCGTGTTGCCGTTGCGCGTGCACTGGCTGGATCACCCAGCATCCTGCTCGCCGACGAACCCACCGGCAATCTTGATTCGAAAAATGGCGAGGCTGTGATGCGCCTCCTCGCCGAGTTGCACAGTGAGGGCGCGACCATCTGCATGGTCACCCACGATCCGCGCTTCGCGGCACACGCCCAGCGTCAGGTCCACCTCTTCGACGGCAAGGTGGTAGCAGAGGGCGAGCTGCGCCGTTTGCTCGCAGAAGCTGACACGGAATATCGCAACGCTCCTGCGATGGGATACGAAGCACCAACCAACGCCTGA